One window of Paenibacillus sp. FSL K6-3182 genomic DNA carries:
- a CDS encoding aldo/keto reductase, whose product MTHALTAHTTLSNGVKMPWLGLGVWKVKDDGEAERTVASAIEAGYRSIDTAAAYNNEEGVGAGIRNSGIARDEIFVTTKIWNAHQGYDSTLTAFEDSRRKLGIEVVDLLLIHWPVKDKYLETWRALEKLYRDGYVRAIGVSNFQIHHLQDVITAGEFVPMVNQVEYHPLLTQTELHTFAKSRSIQLMAWSPLMQGNLDQSVLADIAAKYGKSPAQVVLRWDLQNEVVTIPKSITPARIKENGDIFDFTLTSEEMAQISALNQDHRFGPDPDNFNF is encoded by the coding sequence ATGACTCATGCACTAACAGCACATACCACATTAAGTAACGGAGTAAAAATGCCTTGGCTTGGCCTTGGCGTTTGGAAAGTGAAAGATGATGGGGAAGCGGAAAGAACGGTCGCCTCTGCGATTGAAGCTGGTTATAGAAGCATCGATACAGCAGCAGCTTACAATAATGAAGAGGGGGTTGGCGCTGGTATTCGCAACAGCGGGATCGCGCGCGACGAAATTTTTGTAACGACAAAAATTTGGAATGCTCATCAAGGCTACGATTCCACGCTGACTGCCTTTGAAGACAGCAGACGGAAACTTGGCATTGAAGTTGTTGATCTATTGCTCATCCACTGGCCTGTAAAGGATAAGTACTTGGAAACTTGGCGCGCGCTTGAAAAGCTGTACCGTGACGGTTATGTACGTGCAATTGGCGTGAGCAACTTCCAAATCCATCATCTACAGGATGTCATTACAGCAGGTGAATTTGTTCCTATGGTCAATCAAGTGGAATACCACCCGCTTCTTACACAAACGGAGCTTCACACTTTTGCCAAGAGCCGCAGCATTCAGCTAATGGCTTGGAGCCCGCTTATGCAAGGAAACCTGGATCAAAGCGTGCTCGCTGATATTGCTGCCAAATATGGCAAATCGCCTGCTCAAGTGGTGCTTCGTTGGGATCTGCAAAACGAGGTCGTTACGATACCAAAATCGATTACTCCGGCTCGCATTAAAGAAAATGGAGATATTTTCGATTTCACGCTAACGTCTGAGGAAATGGCTCAAATCAGTGCGCTTAACCAAGATCACCGTTTTGGCCCAGATCCAGATAATTTCAACTTCTAA
- a CDS encoding sn-glycerol-1-phosphate dehydrogenase, translated as MSNLIDRVKKLAAGFDEETLRAIEINPLLVEAGALQAVAPYIKEKQYSQVVIAADAITYSIAGKQLEEAIAAQDISVHVTIIKADRQGDVIADEASIVQLLLDIQLRKAQVVIAAGTGTIHDISRYAAYTAGIPFVSVPTASSVDGFNSKGAPIIIRGEKKTIAAIGPDAIFADLEILAAAPAVMVAAGFGDMLGKYTSLFDWSFGAAEGGEPYSEEVAEITRIALNKCVENASLIATRDQQGIRILIEALIESGLAMLLFGQSHSASGSEHHLSHFWEMEYIRLGKRQLLHGAKVGVACAEISKLYHQLAAEEEGLAFTANPEKVREAIAALPDEAQIRAWLKQVGGPTTTEELGVDTELLTASLQKAHLVRPNRYTLLSAYNSI; from the coding sequence ATGTCAAACCTTATTGATAGAGTGAAAAAGCTAGCAGCAGGTTTTGATGAAGAAACGTTGCGAGCGATTGAAATAAACCCTTTGCTTGTCGAAGCGGGTGCCCTTCAAGCGGTAGCTCCATATATAAAGGAAAAGCAGTATAGTCAGGTTGTTATTGCTGCGGATGCGATTACATACAGCATTGCTGGGAAACAACTTGAGGAAGCCATTGCAGCGCAAGATATTTCTGTTCATGTGACGATTATAAAGGCGGACCGCCAAGGCGATGTCATTGCGGATGAAGCATCGATCGTGCAGCTCTTATTGGACATTCAACTGCGCAAAGCACAGGTAGTCATTGCAGCAGGCACAGGAACGATACATGATATTTCTCGTTATGCCGCTTATACAGCGGGCATTCCCTTTGTATCTGTTCCGACTGCGTCATCTGTTGACGGCTTCAATTCCAAAGGAGCGCCGATTATTATTCGCGGCGAGAAGAAGACGATCGCGGCCATTGGCCCCGATGCGATATTTGCTGATTTGGAAATCCTCGCAGCTGCGCCAGCAGTCATGGTAGCTGCTGGTTTTGGCGATATGCTGGGAAAATATACTTCGTTATTTGATTGGAGCTTTGGCGCAGCTGAAGGCGGTGAGCCCTATTCAGAAGAGGTTGCTGAAATTACGCGTATTGCACTTAACAAATGTGTAGAGAATGCTTCGTTAATTGCTACCCGTGACCAGCAAGGCATTCGCATACTTATTGAAGCGCTTATTGAATCCGGCCTTGCCATGCTCTTATTCGGTCAATCGCATTCAGCGTCCGGATCAGAACATCATTTATCGCATTTCTGGGAAATGGAATATATTCGCCTTGGCAAAAGACAGCTGCTGCACGGTGCAAAGGTTGGCGTAGCCTGCGCGGAAATTTCCAAGCTATATCACCAGCTTGCTGCTGAAGAAGAAGGTCTAGCTTTTACAGCTAATCCTGAGAAGGTACGGGAGGCCATTGCCGCACTTCCGGATGAAGCCCAAATTAGAGCGTGGCTAAAGCAGGTTGGCGGTCCGACAACGACGGAGGAGCTCGGGGTCGATACGGAGCTGCTCACGGCAAGTTTGCAGAAAGCCCATCTCGTTAGGCCAAACAGATATACGTTACTAAGCGCGTATAATTCTATTTAA
- a CDS encoding substrate-binding domain-containing protein codes for MNEKVVKNDSGYNYLIGVSQPNLSEPWRVAMNEEIQQEVSRHSDMRVIFTDAAQSSEQQAKDVKKLVGYGVDLLIISLDDPVALTQTVSSVYENIPVIVLGRGVTGYDYTLYVGTDDEMIGRKAGEFAMETLGESGGKIIEMQGLAGSPTVEERSNGFREAIHNSKLSIVQTMNADWQRDRAEDLLTDWLKDQPEVDLIFAHNEAMALGAYRAVQKLDRNDINIIGIDGVNSENGSLLLVSENKLTGTFTSPPGGKEAIRYAVDILNKEKGIPKKVILRSQKITNQLEGKGEPRVTHSPAPTLQEAQSPIVLGFAQVGTESGWRIANTKSVINAAKEAGVELLYENAEQSQDKQIELIRQFIKKKVDVIAFSPKTETGWEEVLKEAKEAGIPVILSDREVNVSDDTLWTAYIGSDFREEGRRAARWLIQEAEEGQSYQFVELQGTAHSAPAVGRMQGFKEVIQTNQNFTLLESLQGDFTKKKGKELMAAALKRHGSAINVVYSHNDDMALGAIEAIEDFGLRPGKDITIISVDATKSALKALSIGKLNFAVECNALLGPQLMKAVKDLSEGKELPMKIITAEGVFTQESAKMALASREY; via the coding sequence ATGAACGAAAAGGTTGTGAAAAATGACAGCGGATACAATTATTTGATCGGGGTGTCCCAGCCCAATTTGAGCGAGCCTTGGCGCGTGGCCATGAATGAGGAAATTCAGCAGGAGGTCAGCAGGCACTCGGATATGCGGGTCATCTTCACCGATGCCGCGCAAAGCAGCGAGCAGCAGGCGAAGGATGTGAAGAAGCTGGTTGGATATGGCGTCGATCTGCTCATCATATCGCTTGATGATCCAGTAGCTCTCACACAAACAGTAAGCTCCGTTTACGAGAATATTCCTGTTATCGTGCTCGGAAGAGGCGTGACAGGATATGATTATACGCTATATGTCGGTACGGACGATGAAATGATTGGCAGAAAAGCAGGCGAATTTGCAATGGAAACGCTGGGTGAGTCGGGCGGTAAAATTATTGAAATGCAAGGGTTGGCCGGTTCTCCGACCGTTGAAGAACGCAGCAATGGATTTAGGGAAGCGATTCATAATTCCAAACTTAGCATCGTGCAGACGATGAATGCGGATTGGCAGCGCGATCGAGCGGAGGATCTGCTAACGGATTGGTTAAAAGATCAACCCGAGGTTGACTTAATCTTTGCCCATAATGAAGCGATGGCGTTAGGCGCATATCGTGCAGTACAGAAGCTTGATAGGAATGATATTAATATTATTGGCATCGATGGCGTCAATTCTGAAAACGGCAGCCTGCTGCTCGTCTCGGAGAACAAGCTGACAGGCACTTTTACAAGTCCCCCTGGCGGCAAGGAAGCGATTCGTTATGCGGTCGATATATTGAATAAAGAAAAGGGAATTCCCAAAAAAGTTATTTTGCGCAGCCAGAAAATAACGAATCAACTGGAGGGGAAGGGCGAGCCGCGCGTTACGCATTCACCAGCGCCTACGCTCCAAGAGGCACAATCTCCGATTGTATTAGGGTTTGCACAGGTGGGTACGGAAAGCGGCTGGCGAATCGCAAATACAAAGTCGGTGATTAATGCGGCAAAGGAAGCAGGCGTGGAGCTGCTTTATGAGAATGCGGAGCAGTCGCAGGATAAACAAATTGAACTGATTCGGCAGTTTATAAAGAAAAAGGTGGATGTGATCGCCTTCTCACCGAAGACGGAGACCGGCTGGGAAGAAGTATTGAAGGAGGCGAAGGAGGCAGGAATTCCAGTCATACTGTCTGATCGTGAAGTGAACGTAAGCGATGATACGCTGTGGACAGCTTACATCGGTTCAGATTTTCGCGAGGAAGGCAGAAGGGCGGCAAGATGGTTGATTCAAGAGGCAGAGGAAGGACAAAGCTATCAATTCGTCGAGCTGCAAGGAACCGCACACTCTGCGCCAGCTGTTGGGCGAATGCAGGGGTTCAAGGAGGTTATCCAAACCAATCAAAACTTCACTTTGCTTGAATCATTGCAAGGCGACTTTACGAAGAAGAAGGGCAAAGAGCTGATGGCGGCGGCGCTTAAACGGCATGGCTCTGCGATAAACGTCGTTTATTCCCATAATGATGATATGGCTTTAGGCGCTATTGAGGCCATTGAGGATTTTGGCTTGCGGCCGGGTAAGGACATTACGATTATCTCTGTTGATGCTACTAAGTCAGCTCTTAAAGCATTAAGTATCGGAAAGCTTAACTTTGCAGTTGAATGCAATGCGCTGCTTGGTCCTCAGCTCATGAAGGCGGTTAAGGATTTGTCAGAGGGCAAGGAGCTTCCGATGAAGATTATTACTGCTGAAGGTGTTTTTACGCAGGAATCTGCCAAAATGGCGCTAGCAAGCCGTGAATATTAA
- a CDS encoding response regulator gives MWKLLIADDEPKIRRGLAKVLPWEELGIELVGEAENGLQALELAEERKPDILFVDICMPFVDGLEFIERLRQTLERSIVIVISGHDEFRYAQQAVKLHVFEYMLKPVMKSKLETVVRKAISELEQKRDKEQKLEWMDKQLKTNSVAIRDTFLLKWLEGIIAPEEIHNQTAFLRLGWVDAVGMIAFKVIQNVESGKAMRVWDRDLLEFALKNITEDLLAGNGAGNHVVLNDKKGQIIVMGCIDSYNEWLKLGQKIQDKMEALLEKTIIFEQQAVESIEEFPKLYRTLSRELGSKGSLSPIVILTKKFIDRNFYMPSLTLGDVAEGVQVSPTYLSKQLKRELGLSFIDYLTEVRIRKAIQLMSDPLFKVYEIAEKVGYSSQHYFSSAFKKVTGTSPMVYKKGIRS, from the coding sequence ATGTGGAAGCTGCTTATAGCGGATGATGAGCCGAAGATTCGCAGAGGATTAGCCAAGGTGCTTCCTTGGGAGGAGCTTGGCATAGAACTGGTAGGCGAAGCCGAGAACGGCTTGCAAGCGCTTGAGCTTGCGGAAGAGCGTAAGCCTGATATTTTGTTTGTTGATATTTGCATGCCATTTGTAGACGGGCTGGAGTTCATTGAGCGGCTGCGGCAAACGCTGGAACGCAGCATTGTGATTGTTATTTCAGGACATGATGAGTTTCGTTACGCACAGCAGGCCGTAAAGCTGCATGTATTTGAATATATGCTCAAGCCTGTAATGAAAAGCAAGCTGGAGACTGTTGTACGCAAAGCAATCAGCGAGCTTGAGCAGAAACGAGACAAGGAGCAAAAGCTGGAATGGATGGATAAGCAGCTCAAAACCAATTCCGTCGCGATTCGGGATACGTTTTTGTTGAAATGGCTGGAAGGCATTATTGCGCCTGAGGAAATTCATAATCAGACCGCCTTCCTAAGGCTTGGCTGGGTAGATGCTGTCGGCATGATCGCCTTTAAGGTGATTCAAAACGTGGAATCCGGCAAGGCGATGCGCGTGTGGGACCGCGACCTTCTGGAGTTTGCTTTGAAAAACATTACGGAGGACCTGCTTGCTGGCAATGGAGCAGGCAATCATGTTGTGCTTAACGATAAGAAAGGTCAAATCATCGTCATGGGCTGTATAGACAGCTATAACGAATGGCTCAAGTTAGGACAGAAAATTCAAGATAAAATGGAAGCGCTTCTTGAAAAAACGATTATTTTTGAGCAGCAGGCAGTGGAGAGTATCGAAGAGTTTCCGAAGCTGTACCGTACGTTGTCAAGAGAGCTTGGCAGCAAAGGCAGTTTGTCTCCGATCGTTATTTTGACGAAAAAATTTATTGATCGTAATTTCTACATGCCTTCGCTGACGCTTGGTGATGTCGCTGAAGGTGTGCAGGTTAGTCCTACTTATTTAAGCAAGCAGCTGAAGCGGGAGCTTGGGCTTTCTTTTATCGATTATTTGACAGAGGTTCGAATTCGGAAAGCGATTCAATTGATGAGCGATCCCTTGTTCAAAGTGTATGAAATTGCAGAGAAGGTAGGGTACAGCAGCCAGCATTATTTCAGCAGCGCCTTTAAGAAGGTGACTGGAACCTCGCCGATGGTCTATAAGAAAGGGATACGTTCATGA
- a CDS encoding sensor histidine kinase, which produces MFMLSGLFANRSIRFKLLFYFVIITLFSIAALSILGSTLYKNAIEEETNAHTVQMMDQVKNHIEVYIKEMDNIIYYLSQDASVIEFMRRSNNESGQLKLLDSKVRKLQRVYIEKHVEIAGAMIVSRNNQFASSGLEPITRDFMTEEQWYKKAALQPEHIHLFSHPIGRNIRAEQNLSADQVLSFVRAVKDPLTGQVLGVILIDMKLDIIQAIVESVSLGKSGFIFIMDENGGVVYSPVNPIVYRISGDWMEGRSGKVIRQVNELEYQMIYNTFPEFDWRIVGVFPLKESLQVVADIQFYTVIIALVTLLLAFMASWYFTNAIVRPVGKLRSLMKKVEEGELHLRFPSKTKDEIGQLGNSFNHMVQEIDNLIHLVYLEQREKREAELKILQAQIKPHFLYNTLDTIQWMAQDRDADDIVDIVVALTHLFRISLSKGREVIPLSDEIQHVESYLIIQMARYEDKLSFEIDIPQELQTLSVLKIILQPLVENAIYHGIKEKLAKGTIRIHGSAEDNKLVLVVEDDGVGFEAERLIQMNESFHAIRQSGEDRGYGLYNVNERIKLSYGSGYGLTIESERGQGSKIVVKLPLMVG; this is translated from the coding sequence ATGTTTATGCTAAGCGGTTTATTTGCGAATCGTAGTATCCGTTTCAAGCTTTTATTTTATTTCGTCATCATTACTTTATTTTCAATCGCTGCACTCAGCATTCTGGGCAGCACCTTATACAAAAATGCTATTGAAGAGGAAACGAACGCACATACGGTGCAAATGATGGATCAGGTAAAAAACCACATTGAAGTATATATAAAAGAAATGGATAACATTATTTATTATTTGTCACAGGACGCGTCGGTCATCGAATTTATGAGAAGGTCGAATAATGAATCAGGGCAGCTGAAGCTGCTGGATTCTAAGGTGAGGAAACTTCAGAGGGTCTATATAGAGAAGCATGTAGAAATTGCTGGAGCAATGATTGTGAGCCGCAACAACCAATTCGCAAGCAGCGGTTTAGAGCCGATTACGAGAGATTTTATGACGGAAGAGCAGTGGTATAAGAAGGCAGCTCTTCAGCCGGAGCATATTCATTTGTTCAGCCATCCGATTGGGAGAAATATTAGAGCAGAGCAAAATTTAAGCGCCGATCAGGTGCTGTCGTTCGTGCGGGCTGTAAAGGACCCGTTGACCGGCCAAGTGCTTGGCGTTATTTTGATCGATATGAAATTAGACATTATTCAGGCGATCGTAGAATCGGTATCGCTAGGGAAAAGCGGCTTTATTTTTATTATGGATGAGAATGGCGGTGTCGTGTATTCGCCAGTCAATCCGATTGTATACCGCATTTCGGGCGATTGGATGGAGGGGCGCTCTGGCAAAGTCATTCGCCAAGTTAATGAGCTTGAATACCAGATGATCTATAATACCTTTCCAGAGTTTGATTGGCGAATCGTCGGCGTGTTTCCGCTTAAGGAGTCGCTTCAAGTCGTTGCGGACATTCAATTTTATACCGTTATTATTGCGCTGGTCACGCTGCTGCTTGCCTTTATGGCATCCTGGTATTTCACGAATGCGATCGTTCGTCCCGTTGGGAAGCTGCGCAGTTTAATGAAGAAGGTAGAAGAAGGAGAGCTTCATCTGCGCTTTCCTAGTAAAACGAAAGATGAGATCGGACAGCTGGGCAATAGCTTTAACCATATGGTGCAGGAAATTGACAATTTGATTCATCTCGTATATTTGGAGCAAAGGGAGAAACGCGAGGCCGAGCTGAAAATATTGCAAGCACAAATTAAACCCCATTTCCTCTATAACACGCTGGATACGATTCAGTGGATGGCACAGGACCGGGATGCCGATGATATCGTCGATATCGTAGTTGCCTTAACTCATCTCTTCCGAATCAGCCTTAGCAAAGGACGAGAGGTTATTCCGCTTAGCGACGAGATTCAGCATGTGGAGAGCTATTTGATTATTCAAATGGCCAGATATGAGGATAAGTTATCCTTCGAGATCGACATTCCGCAGGAGCTGCAGACGCTAAGCGTGCTCAAAATCATTTTGCAGCCGCTCGTCGAGAACGCGATCTATCATGGCATCAAAGAAAAGCTGGCTAAAGGCACGATTCGTATACATGGCTCTGCAGAAGACAATAAGCTGGTTCTCGTCGTTGAAGATGACGGCGTCGGGTTTGAAGCGGAGCGGCTGATTCAGATGAATGAATCGTTTCATGCTATCCGGCAAAGCGGCGAGGATCGAGGTTATGGATTGTACAATGTGAATGAACGAATCAAGCTGTCATATGGCTCTGGTTATGGTCTTACCATTGAGAGCGAGCGGGGACAAGGCTCCAAAATCGTGGTAAAACTACCGTTAATGGTTGGATAA
- a CDS encoding ABC transporter substrate-binding protein, giving the protein MNRKKPFIVTMLAAIMLVGLIAGCGNNSNNGGNKPVSGNATNKPTENAATEAPPEANKKLVVGFAQIGAESGWRDAETDSVKATFSEDPNFELKFSDAQQKQENQIKAIRTFIAQKVDAIGLAPVVESGWETVLKEAKDANIPVFLLDRGITKGNEDLYVSFIGSDFILEGQNAAKWMIDEFGAGAQVNIVQLEGTVGASAANDRKKGFEDAIAGEAGYKIVYSQTGDFTRAKGKEVMEAYLKKDKNIQVVYAHNDDMALGAIQAIEEAGLKPGTDIKIIGVDGIKAAFEAIAEGKMNVTVECNPLLGPQLKQAILDYKAGTTLEKWIKSDEDVYFGQKAIDALPNRKY; this is encoded by the coding sequence ATGAACAGAAAGAAACCGTTTATCGTCACGATGCTAGCTGCGATTATGCTGGTAGGCTTGATCGCCGGTTGTGGCAACAACAGCAATAATGGGGGCAACAAACCAGTAAGCGGAAATGCAACAAACAAGCCAACAGAGAATGCGGCAACGGAAGCACCACCGGAAGCGAACAAGAAGCTGGTTGTAGGATTCGCGCAAATCGGTGCGGAAAGCGGCTGGCGTGATGCTGAGACCGATTCGGTTAAAGCGACATTTAGCGAAGACCCGAACTTCGAGCTGAAATTCTCTGACGCACAGCAAAAGCAAGAAAACCAAATTAAAGCGATCCGTACGTTTATCGCCCAAAAAGTAGATGCCATTGGACTTGCGCCAGTCGTAGAGTCAGGCTGGGAAACGGTATTGAAGGAAGCTAAAGATGCGAATATTCCAGTGTTTTTGCTAGACCGCGGCATTACAAAAGGCAATGAGGACTTGTATGTATCGTTTATCGGTTCCGACTTTATTCTCGAGGGTCAAAACGCAGCGAAATGGATGATCGATGAGTTTGGCGCTGGCGCTCAGGTCAACATCGTTCAATTGGAAGGCACAGTAGGTGCAAGCGCAGCGAATGACCGTAAAAAAGGATTCGAGGATGCGATTGCTGGCGAAGCCGGCTACAAAATCGTTTATTCCCAAACAGGCGATTTCACTCGCGCCAAAGGCAAAGAGGTCATGGAAGCTTATTTAAAAAAGGATAAAAACATCCAAGTTGTCTACGCACATAATGACGATATGGCGCTAGGCGCGATTCAAGCGATTGAAGAAGCGGGCTTGAAGCCAGGAACAGATATTAAAATTATAGGCGTTGACGGCATTAAAGCAGCTTTTGAAGCGATTGCAGAAGGTAAAATGAATGTTACTGTAGAATGTAATCCATTGCTGGGACCACAGCTGAAGCAAGCGATTCTCGATTACAAAGCTGGCACTACGCTCGAAAAATGGATTAAATCGGATGAGGACGTTTATTTCGGCCAAAAAGCAATCGATGCGCTGCCAAATCGCAAATATTAA
- the yjfF gene encoding galactofuranose ABC transporter, permease protein YjfF gives MKLISLKISHNNIIVLATLLLLFILYGSGAALYKGFFSMQVFLNLFIDNAYLIIVATGMAFVIIKGGIDLSVASVVALISMVSASLFQHGANALVVTIVALVIGTLFGAGQGYLIQRFQLHPWIVTLAGMFLARGISFLISTESIVISNSVYVKLSQYKIYLWGDHFITISVVIAIAVVIAALLIGRYSSFGRAVYAIGGSEKSAVLMGLPVARTTILVYTLSGLFSAIGGIVFTLYMLSGYSLHLMGMEMDAIASCVIGGILLTGGFGYLIGPTLGVLCTGIIQTIIMFQGTLSSWWTKITIGFLLFLFMAFQRIIVMRKEKNALPASKNKPKFENKVVNL, from the coding sequence ATGAAGCTGATTTCTCTGAAAATTAGCCATAACAATATTATTGTTTTGGCTACGCTGCTTCTTTTGTTTATTTTGTACGGGTCAGGTGCTGCGCTTTACAAGGGCTTTTTCTCCATGCAAGTATTTTTGAATCTTTTTATAGACAATGCCTATCTCATTATTGTGGCCACAGGCATGGCATTCGTCATTATTAAAGGCGGCATCGATTTATCCGTGGCTTCGGTCGTTGCGCTGATCAGCATGGTGTCGGCGTCACTCTTCCAGCATGGGGCAAACGCGCTTGTTGTAACGATCGTTGCTCTCGTCATTGGTACGCTGTTTGGGGCAGGGCAAGGGTATTTGATTCAGCGCTTTCAACTTCATCCTTGGATTGTCACGCTGGCGGGAATGTTCCTCGCTAGAGGGATTAGCTTTCTCATCAGCACGGAGAGTATCGTTATTAGCAATTCAGTTTATGTGAAGCTCTCCCAATACAAAATTTATTTGTGGGGCGATCATTTTATAACGATTAGTGTCGTCATTGCGATTGCCGTTGTTATCGCTGCTCTCCTGATCGGGCGGTATTCCTCCTTTGGCAGGGCGGTGTATGCGATTGGCGGCAGTGAAAAGTCCGCTGTTTTGATGGGGCTGCCTGTTGCTCGAACGACGATTCTTGTATACACCTTAAGCGGTTTGTTTTCTGCAATTGGGGGCATCGTGTTTACACTTTATATGCTGTCGGGCTATTCGCTGCATTTGATGGGTATGGAAATGGATGCGATTGCGTCGTGCGTTATTGGCGGTATTTTGCTCACTGGCGGATTTGGTTATTTGATCGGGCCAACGCTCGGCGTGCTTTGTACAGGCATTATACAAACGATCATTATGTTTCAAGGGACGCTCAGCTCTTGGTGGACCAAGATTACTATTGGATTTTTATTGTTTCTTTTCATGGCTTTTCAACGAATTATTGTGATGAGAAAAGAAAAAAACGCCTTGCCAGCTTCCAAAAATAAACCGAAATTTGAAAATAAAGTCGTTAATTTGTAA
- a CDS encoding ABC transporter permease — MAGLTGLARSLSKQKIIWPILALAVLFLFNLIVIPDFFRMEWKDGHLFGNLIDILKNGSPLIIIAIGMTLVIAKEGIDISVGSVLAISGAIAVFMLDGYPLWLVILAGVFAGLLCGLWNGMLVAMIGIQPMVATLILLTIGRGIAQLITSGQVLTTNDRAYQFIGKGHLLGLPFPLFIAMAVFLLVYLFKTRTAFGLFLEAAGGNKTASSYAGIRPKVIFMTAYTITGICAGIAGIIISANVASADANNAGLWIELDAILAVVIGGTSMRGGRFYLGGTIFGALFIQSLTTTIYSLGVEPSSILLVKAVVVIIVCLIQSDLFRQSFKLVKKKVAA; from the coding sequence ATGGCGGGTCTGACGGGATTGGCGCGTAGTTTAAGCAAGCAGAAAATCATTTGGCCGATTCTGGCACTCGCTGTATTGTTTCTTTTCAATTTGATCGTCATCCCTGATTTTTTTCGAATGGAATGGAAGGACGGTCATTTATTCGGCAATTTGATTGATATTTTGAAAAATGGATCGCCGCTCATCATCATTGCTATTGGCATGACTCTAGTCATTGCTAAAGAGGGAATTGATATATCCGTAGGATCAGTTCTCGCTATTTCGGGGGCTATCGCGGTATTTATGCTCGATGGTTATCCACTTTGGCTTGTCATTCTAGCGGGTGTATTTGCAGGATTATTATGCGGCTTATGGAATGGGATGCTGGTTGCGATGATTGGCATTCAGCCGATGGTGGCTACCTTAATTTTGCTGACGATTGGCCGAGGAATCGCTCAACTAATTACGAGCGGGCAAGTGCTTACGACTAACGATAGGGCGTATCAGTTTATTGGAAAAGGGCATTTGCTAGGGCTGCCGTTTCCGCTGTTCATTGCAATGGCTGTATTTTTACTCGTATATCTATTCAAAACACGTACCGCGTTCGGACTTTTTCTAGAGGCTGCTGGCGGCAATAAGACAGCGAGCAGCTATGCGGGTATACGTCCTAAAGTAATCTTCATGACCGCATATACGATTACGGGCATTTGCGCCGGTATTGCCGGCATTATTATTAGCGCAAACGTAGCAAGTGCCGATGCGAACAATGCTGGACTGTGGATAGAGCTGGATGCTATTTTAGCTGTCGTAATTGGCGGAACCTCGATGCGTGGCGGACGCTTCTACCTTGGCGGAACGATCTTCGGAGCCTTGTTCATCCAAAGCTTGACGACGACGATTTATTCTTTGGGTGTTGAGCCTTCCAGCATTTTGCTCGTTAAAGCGGTTGTTGTTATTATCGTCTGCTTGATTCAATCCGACTTATTCCGGCAGTCATTCAAATTGGTGAAAAAGAAGGTGGCGGCATAA